Below is a window of Propionispora vibrioides DNA.
AGCGGTCATGATGACAAATGGCACGCTGCCGCCTGGCGCGGATAAATTGGACACTGCCTTAAAATGCCTGCTTATTGTGGCCGGCTATTACGGTATTCCCGCTGTGGATGAGCAACTGCGCCGGGCTTATGTGGTGAAGACCGGCAAAATGGACACGCTTACGCTGGTGAGGGCCGCCCGGGGACTGGGCTTCAAGGCCCGGGCGTTTAGAGATGACGCGGTGCGGCTGAATCGAATGGCCCTGCCGGCCATAGCCGTGTTAAAGAACGGCAACTATGTGGTACTGGGGAAATGGGACGGTGAAGCGGCGCTGATTATTGATCCCTGCCGGGAACAGCCTTTTGCTTTGCCGCGGGAGAATTTTCTGCAGGCCTGGAGCGGCGAACTGGTTTTGTTTACCCGCCGCATAGAAGCGACAAGAAAACAGAAGAAGTTTGGCTTGTCCTGGTTTGTTCCGGTAATCTGGCGTTACCGGAATTTATGGGGGAAAGTGCTGGGCTTGTCGTTGCTGCTGCAGTTATTTGGTCTGGCCAGCCCGTTCTTTACCCAGCGGATTATTGACGATGTCCTGGTGCATCACAGTGTAAACTCCCTGGATGCGATGCTTTCGGGCATGATTTTTGTTTCGCTCTTTCAAACCTGGATTACGGGCGTGCGGACGTTCTTGTTTACCCATGCCACCAATCAGGTTGATGTCATGCTGGGCGCCAAACTGTTTCGTCAGATTACCGCCCTGCCGGTGAGATATTTTGAAACCTGGCAGGTTGGCGAGGTGGTGGCCCGGGTCCGGGAACTGGAGAATGTACGGCAGTTCATTACCGGATCGGCGATTACCGTGGTGCTTGATGTGGTATTTACCGTGGTGTACATGATGGTCATGTTCTTATATAGCACCACGCTGAGCATAATCGCTCTGCTAATTTTACCGCTTTATATTCTGCTGAATGCGGTGGTTACGCCGCTATATCGCAGCCGGCTGCAGGAGCAGTTTGCCGCAGGCACGGAAAACCAGACTTTCCTCATTGAAATGGTAACAGGCATTCATACGGTGAAAGCGCTGGCTGTGGAGCCGCAGTTGCTGCAGGAATGGGAACAACGACTGGCCCGCTATATTGAGGCTTCCTTCCGTACGGCGAACCTGGCCAATATCGCCGGCAGCACCGGTACTTTTATTCAGCAGTTTTTTATTTTGCTGGTTTTGTGGTTCGGCGCCCGCCAGGTTATGGGCGATTCGCTCAGTGTGGGCGGCCTGATGGCCTTTCAGATGCTGGCGGGTCAGATTTTTGCTCCGGTTTTGCGGCTGGTCAGCTTGTGGCAAAGCTTTCAGCAGGTTGGCGTGTCGGTAGAACGGCTGGGCGATATTATGAATGAAACGGCGGAGCCGGCGTTTAATCCCAACCGCACCACCCTGCCGGCGGTGCGGGGCGATATTGTGTTTGACCGGGTTACTTTCCGTTACCGGCAGGATGCCACTGAGGTGCTGCAGCAGGTAAAGCTGCAAATCCGGGCGGAAAGCAGCGTGGGAATTGTCGGCCGTTCCGGCTCCGGGAAAAGCACGCTGACCAAATTGATGCAGCGTTTATATGTGCCCGAATCAGGCCGCATCTTGATTGACGGAGTTGATTTGGCCCAGGTGGAGCCGGCCTGGTTGCGACGGCAAATTGGCGTTGTGCTGCAGGATACCTTTTTGTTTAACGGAACGGTGCGGGATAATATTGCCGCAGCCTGTCCGGGTGCGTCGATCGCCGATGTGGTAAAGGCAGCCCGTATGAGCGGCGCTCATGAGTTTATCAGTGAGATGGCTCAGGGCTATGATACGGCAGTCGGCGAGCGGGGCAGCGCCCTGTCGGGCGGCCAGCGCCAGCGGCTGGCCATTGCCAGGGCTTTACTGACCAATCCGCGGATTTTAATTTTTGATGAAGCCACCAGTGCGCTGGATTATGAATCGGAGCACAGGATTATGGAAAATTTGAGTCAGATGGCCGCAGGCAGAACGTTGATCATGATTGCCCATCGTCTGTCCACTGTGCGTCACTGCGATCAGATTATTGTACTGGACCGCGGCCGGGTCATGGAGCAGGGGTCGCATGAAGAACTGGTGCAGTTGCAGGGGATTTATTATTCCCTGTATCAACAGCAAAACCCGGACGGGACCGGACCAGCCTGTGAGAGTGTTACTGAGGCTGCCGCGGCAGACTGTCCGCTAAAAACCCACCCTAAGTCGGGCAATTGGTAGATTACAGTTTTGAGGCAGCTTATCCCGCCTCAAATAAAATATACCAGAGGGAGAGTGTCAGAGTGGAAAAAAGGAAAACTCCGCAACAACAGCCTGGCGGCAGGGAGGTGGCGAAAGAATGGGCCTGAGCTTAAGCAGCTTGAAACTGGACTTGCAGGTGCTGGCCAAGGATGTGGGCACGGTGATTAGTGAGCAGACAGCCAAAGTGGTGTCCGATCCGGCCAAGGTGGTGCAGCAGATCGTCAGTGATACCCAAACCGCCATTTTTGGCAAGCAGCCTGATTTGGCAACCGATTTAAAAAATATCATGGAGTACCCCATTACCCTGGCGGAGTCGGCAGCACTTAACCTGTTTAACGCTTTGCCGGGCACGACGGCAAAACCGGTATTTACCGAACAGCCCGGCAGTATCAGCGGCGGTGCCGGCAAGGTTGTCGTCAATACGTTTATGAGCGGCGCTTCCCTTGGCGATTTGTCCTGGCTGATTTACAGCGCCAAGGAAAAAACCAATCCGGCGATGACCAGCAAGTGGAAAGTCTATCAGACGGTGGAAACCACCAGCGGCTATAACAGCACAGTCTATGTGGATGCGGCGAATA
It encodes the following:
- a CDS encoding peptidase domain-containing ABC transporter, with amino-acid sequence MMTNGTLPPGADKLDTALKCLLIVAGYYGIPAVDEQLRRAYVVKTGKMDTLTLVRAARGLGFKARAFRDDAVRLNRMALPAIAVLKNGNYVVLGKWDGEAALIIDPCREQPFALPRENFLQAWSGELVLFTRRIEATRKQKKFGLSWFVPVIWRYRNLWGKVLGLSLLLQLFGLASPFFTQRIIDDVLVHHSVNSLDAMLSGMIFVSLFQTWITGVRTFLFTHATNQVDVMLGAKLFRQITALPVRYFETWQVGEVVARVRELENVRQFITGSAITVVLDVVFTVVYMMVMFLYSTTLSIIALLILPLYILLNAVVTPLYRSRLQEQFAAGTENQTFLIEMVTGIHTVKALAVEPQLLQEWEQRLARYIEASFRTANLANIAGSTGTFIQQFFILLVLWFGARQVMGDSLSVGGLMAFQMLAGQIFAPVLRLVSLWQSFQQVGVSVERLGDIMNETAEPAFNPNRTTLPAVRGDIVFDRVTFRYRQDATEVLQQVKLQIRAESSVGIVGRSGSGKSTLTKLMQRLYVPESGRILIDGVDLAQVEPAWLRRQIGVVLQDTFLFNGTVRDNIAAACPGASIADVVKAARMSGAHEFISEMAQGYDTAVGERGSALSGGQRQRLAIARALLTNPRILIFDEATSALDYESEHRIMENLSQMAAGRTLIMIAHRLSTVRHCDQIIVLDRGRVMEQGSHEELVQLQGIYYSLYQQQNPDGTGPACESVTEAAAADCPLKTHPKSGNW